Below is a genomic region from Streptomyces ferrugineus.
CAAGTCCAGCACCAGCCCGTCCCCGGCCACCTCCGGCAACACCTCCGCCATCGGCGCCCGCCAGTGCGCGCCGAGCGCCCCGAGGCCGGGCAGCTTCACACCCATCGAGCAGCGGTAGGAGGGGATGCGGTCGTTGACCCGCACGGCCCCCCACAACCCCGAGAACACCAGCAGCGAACGCGCCGCCCGCCGCTTCGCCGCGGCGTCCAGCGAGGCCAGGTCGAGCGCGTCGTACAGCACCCCGGTGTAGATCTCCCCGGCCGGCCGCGCCCCCGCGGTCCGCAGCCCGGCGTTCTTCGCGACCTCGCCGCGCAGCCCCTCGCTGAGCCCGAGCACGTTACGCGCCTTGTCCTCGTCGGCGGCGCACAGCTCGACGAGTTCGTTCAGCACGGCCTCACGCGCCTCGCTCAGCCCCGGCAGGGACAGCGCGTCCGGCTTCAGCGGCGCACCCCGTCCGGACGAGGCCTTGCCTTCGGACGGCGGCAGCAGGACAAGCACACGTACTCCTCAGCTTCCTTGGATCGCACCCCGCCACAGGGTACGGCGTGCCACCCGGCGCCCCTCGCCCTACGCTCGACTCATGCCCCGCCGCCACATCCGGGTGACCGGCGCCCCCGAGGCCCCCCTCCGGGCCGCCCTCACCGCGCTGCGTACCGAACTCGGCGTCGCCGCGAGCTTCCCGCCCGAGGCGCTGGCGGAGGCCGAGCGGGCCCCACGCTTCCCCTCGCATG
It encodes:
- the yaaA gene encoding peroxide stress protein YaaA is translated as MLVLLPPSEGKASSGRGAPLKPDALSLPGLSEAREAVLNELVELCAADEDKARNVLGLSEGLRGEVAKNAGLRTAGARPAGEIYTGVLYDALDLASLDAAAKRRAARSLLVFSGLWGAVRVNDRIPSYRCSMGVKLPGLGALGAHWRAPMAEVLPEVAGDGLVLDLRSSAYAAAWKPKGEVAGRTATVRVLHAPTRKVVSHFNKATKGRIVRSLLTAGAVPKGPAELVEALRDLGYEVEVDAPGGAGTVGKAGKTGKAWMLDVLVTEIH